The proteins below are encoded in one region of Ursus arctos isolate Adak ecotype North America unplaced genomic scaffold, UrsArc2.0 scaffold_24, whole genome shotgun sequence:
- the LOC113249807 gene encoding testis-expressed protein 19.2 → MCPPVSVRHGAEGMSYLHASWMYQLQHGDQLGLCFTCFKTAFLELRDLLELEDWEDEDWDPELMDHAQAGPEQGGSPEMGLGWEQGPGHPAQGGTVDWGPGTLAAAPAGSEEVGLDHHFVPTELEPQNAAPLGLGPEDADWTQSLPWRLGGPPTCSHWPSLPPPWQGFLKVDLPPGEPMVLELGTTRAVDPAEAEAWLRDLQVISMVGCYDAIYLRKMTPGWARRTPGQGWKLLLEPDEVWVVRLQDAPQEQDLHRWKLSILESCPPGQTEELVPADSALLKRGFTILSYSPWAKREAEEGASASRPQSSSSRGQDPGTTEPWSLGPSGPSGPRGPGESPAAMGASALGELPSFQHFRPGPQN, encoded by the coding sequence ATGTGCCCCCCGGTGAGCGTGCGGCACGGGGCCGAGGGCATGTCCTACCTCCACGCGTCCTGGATGTACCAGCTTCAGCATGGCGACCAGCTGGGGCTTTGCTTCACTTGCTTCAAGACTGCCTTTCTGGAACTCAGAGACTTGCTGGAGTTGGAAGACTGGGAAGATGAAGACTGGGACCCTGAGCTGATGGACCATGCCCAGGCGGGGCCTGAGCAGGGGGGGTCCCCGGAGATGGGGCTCGGCTGGGAGCAGGGCCCGGGTCACCCCGCACAGGGGGGCACTGTGGACTGGGGGCCAGGCACCCTGGCGGCAGCCCCTGCGGGGTCTGAGGAGGTGGGCCTGGACCACCACTTTGTGCCCACGGAGCTGGAGCCTCAGAACGCAGCACCCCTGGGCCTGGGTCCTGAGGATGCCGACTGGACCCAGAGCCTCCCCTGGAGACTCGGGGGGCCCCCCACCTGCTCGCACTGGCCGAGTCTCCCTCCTCCGTGGCAGGGGTTTCTCAAAGTGGACCTGCCCCCGGGGGAGCCCATGGTGCTGGAGCTGGGCACCACCCGGGCCGTGGACCCTGCCGAGGCCGAGGCCTGGTTAAGGGACCTGCAGGTCATCTCCATGGTGGGCTGCTACGATGCCATCTACCTGCGGAAGATGACGCCAGGTTGGGCCCGGAGGACCCCGGGCCAGGGCTGGAAGCTGCTGCTGGAGCCCGATGAGGTGTGGGTGGTGAGACTGCAGGACGCGCCCCAGGAGCAGGACCTGCACCGGTGGAAGCTGAGCATTCTGGAGTCCTGCCCTCCGGGGCAGACCGAAGAGCTGGTCCCTGCGGACTCGGCCCTGCTTAAGAGGGGATTCACCATCCTCTCTTATTCACCCTGGGCCaaaagggaggcagaggagggggcctCCGCATCCAGGCCACAGTCCTCATCCTCCCGGGGACAGGATCCCGGCACCACTGAGCCCTGGAGCCTCGGGCCCAGTGGGCCCAGTGGGCCCAGGGGGCCTGGGGAGAGCCCGGCTGCCATGGGAGCCTCGGCCCTGGGGGAGCTGCCCTCTTTCCAGCACTTCCGCCCGGGGCCCCAGAACTGA